In a single window of the Oenanthe melanoleuca isolate GR-GAL-2019-014 chromosome 28, OMel1.0, whole genome shotgun sequence genome:
- the LOC130264308 gene encoding translation initiation factor IF-2-like produces MGNQRVTQRQVSPAGAEAARGSPATCGAGPASVPAGAGSARGKGPLSPGAGATPSGSRRRGRDQHHGQRPAAPARRGWSGNRHREPGTGTGNRHREPGTGTATGAGPAQDPPGHHRPPGAGTDCSPGQDLIDGSNPEVSEEQRTQGKLCRMNPRVPGRIPQPQQDALTAHLPSEPWWEEHGAKKKENRSLEGSWLAAISASD; encoded by the exons ATGGGGAATCAGAGG GTGACCCAGCGGCAGGTGAGCCCCGCAGGTGCGGAGGCGGCTCGGGGCTCCCCGGCCACCTGTGGAGCCGGTCCCGCCTCTGTCCCGGCGGGAGCGGGGAGCGCTCGGGGGAAGGGGCCGCTGtcccccggggccggggcgaCCCCGAGCGGAtcccggcggcggggccgcgaTCAGCACCACGGACAGCGCCCGGCGGCGCCTGCCcggcggggctggagcgggaACCGGCACCGGGAACCGGGAACCGGAACCGGGAACCGGCACCGGGAACCGGGAACCGGCACAGCGACCGGCGCGGGTCCTGCCCAGGACCCTCCGGGACACCACCGGCCGCCCGGAGCCGGCACGGACTGCTCGCCGGGCCAGG ATCTCATAGATGGATCCAACCCAGAGGTCTCTGAAGAACAGAGGACTCAGG GCAAACTGTGCAGGATGAACCCACGGGTTCCTGGGAGgattccccagccccagcaggatgCATTAACAGCACATCTCCCCAGCGAGCCGTGGTGGGAAGAGCAcggagcaaaaaaaaaag AGAACCGATCTCTCGAAGGATCCTGGCTGGCAGCAATATCAGCATCTGACTGA